ttattctattggaaAGTAGTGGATCCCATTAGCCCCAACTCATGTAATTCCATATAGGTAGGACAATAccattagaaagaaaagaaaaacacaccCAAATTTCTAAAAGTAGGTGCTGCATAATCACCTGAGGAGTGAAGCAAATTATGGCTGCTAAACAGCTAAAGCATTTGGGATGATGATTACCAAATGACCACTAAAATCTAAGAGGACCAAGTATTACTTGCATAATATATTACAAATAAACAAATAGTGGTTCTCATTACCACTTAATGAGGCtataattgagaagaatgaacatTGTTGAATTCAAAATTGACTAAGCTAAATAGAACTGCAAACTTCTTTTAGGCTCCAGTTGGTTGGGTAAGGATAGAATAAGGCCCAAGACATAAGCCTTAACCCCGCCAAACAGATAAAACAATTTGAGGATAAGAGGGAGGACAAACCATCTTATTTCAGGATTAACTATTCCGAGGAGCAAGTGGAGTAAGGCTACTCCAATTTTTTGCTTAAAAGTCATTCGACTTTCACCTTCCTTTTCCCTTTTCATTATTTTCCCCATTTACCTCATCTTTTTCTGTTTTGTTTGCCCATTCTATTTAGTATGTCCATCAAGCATGGCCACACAATACATGGACAGAAGCATCATTAGCATGTCTTGTTATTAATGTAGATTTAGGTCATAGAACGCATCCAAGAGTAATCAAAGTCTGCAGCCAAGCATTGCGGTGCATTCAAGGCAACCACCATTTGCTCTTTATGGTAACCCCTCACTCCAAGTTTCTACCTCAGCTTCTCCTTCACAATTCATCCTGATGCAGGCGCTGATGCTCACATCCAGAGTATGCAGCAAGCATCAGAATGCTCCACAAGGAGGTTGTGGTGCTTGACTAGCACTGTTGTTAATTAGAACCTCAATGATTGTTGTCATTAGAGTTATGCCCAGTAAAGAGTTACTTGAATAGTATTTGTTAGTTAAAATTGTTTTTTAGCATGTACTAACAAATTTGTTTTAAGTTGTATTAACCAAGGTTGCCAAAGCaactatattataatttataaataaatagaaaatatagTTACAGATCATTTTATTCTGAACATGTTGATTGCAACTAGATTTTACAATCAACTTATTTGTTAATTACTACTAAGAACATCCAACGCAACTATGAGATTTGCATCTTTAAGATTGATATATCACTTCATgttaattttaataatgaaatagtTTATTTacttatctatttatttataacGAATTTTGTTAAAGCTATATGAACCACAGTTAATAACTATAAcataatttataaaagaagacTAAATATAACTTACAAATCAATTAAATATACAACTATAGACCATTTCCTTCTGAGCATATTGATAGCAACTAGATTTTATAATAAACTTATATGTTAATTACTGACTAAGCAGGGCAAATATGAAATTTGCATACttatgattgaaatatctacTTCTGTTAACAGTTATAATGAAATAGTAAATTTATTATTCTGCTAATGACTACTAAAAATAAGGAAATATAGCCAAACAAAATTGAGCATAATTTGTTGGAATAGTTTATTCAATTGGAATAACTAATCCTATTCCATTATTCTTTGTTGCCAAACCAACCATGGCCTTAATCTGTTGGTTTAGGGCCTTAGGCTAGATAGGAAAACAAAGAGCAAGTTCTACATCTTAAAAAATAATTGCAGATGTTAGCAGACCAACTTAAACTATGGCCTCTTTGCATTTGATTctctatatgtatatgtgtgtgtaatTGCAGAGGGACCTCAGCACTCTTAAGGCCACTTTGGTCCAGCATGTTTTATTTAGCTTCAGATTCTACAATACTTCCTCTAGCAAATGTCAAAATCATTTGTTAACTTTAATTTTCATAATTTTGCTCAAGGAATTTTCAAACTCGTTCTCTTTAATTTTTCCACAAAATTTCATATTCCATACCTATGAAGAAAACTTTAGACAACTTAAACAATATATCAGAAGTTGCAAATAGAaacttttaacaaaaaaaaaaaaaacaagaagcaGATTGAATTACTTTAAAGATTAATACGTTGCATAAATCAGCATACCTCACTGTGCAAGATCAACACCCATTTTGTCTTTGACAACTGGAACATCAAGCCCAGGGTGATCCTCGCATGACAATGTATTGGGATTAGGATGGGATGTCCTTAAGGGAACCATGAGCACACCATTGTCATCACAATGTACATCCTCCAAGCCCCTAGAAGATGAGACGTCCATAACAGCAGTTACCCCAGAAATAGCAACATCTGCTGAACTTTCTTCAACTGGTGACGATATTACAGATGTCATTGGGTCATCTCGGATGTAAGCACTTGAACCACCCAGGAATCCCATAATTTCTTGACTGCCACAAGCTCTGTTAGAGTTACCAGAGTCACTCAGCCACATAAGGTGCAGATTATGCCCTTGCCAACATTTACCACCAACATAAGCTCTCTTTGCATTATCACATGAGATAAAAGTTACACGAGCACAACAATTTTCAGGTGTCTTCACTGCATCATTCTCACTTCTTTCTTCTGGCTCTTCTAGTACTACTGAAGTAAGATCACCAAATACTGAGAAATGATCCTGCAGAACAGCAACCTACAAACATAAAAAATAGATGTTAaattcagaatgggaaacagacaACTGGCATTAGAAAGCTTTTCTAACTTTCTGATGCAGTCTAGCAGTGAAATAGGTAAAATGCGATTCAATTGGAAGTTAGATTGAATCAATTGATGATCAGGTTGTGTCATATTGAATTTATCAAAACTAGGGCATGTCGTATTTCATACTTGATTTTAGTTTCTGGTTGGTTAGAAGACCTTAAAATATTGAAATAGGTACTTGGACAAATAGTCACCTGTCATATATTACTTGGTTAATTGTACCCCTCATCGAGAAAGATtagaagtcaaggattcaatttgtCATTACCATGCAGATTGGCACTGTCAACCTAGGCATGTCAATTGTCATGGTCAGACATACTGTCCAGAAATACAAACCATGCCCATACACCACATGGTATGTGTCATGTGAATCTTGAAAGTACAAGGAATGATGATGCAGTCATAATGTACATTAATGGTTCATATCAAATCCAAACAATTTCTAAGCTGTCAGAATGATCCAAGTTTTGTACTATCTTTTACTATTCATCACTCCTTTCAACAAGAAAATCTTATGATTTATATTCATAATTCACAATATGGTCCTTGGAACTTATCAAACAGAGACGAGGACACATAATAAAATAGaaatccaaaataattatttattgttAAAATAATACTTCTAATGTAAAATACAATCATGTCGTGTGTGTGTGTAGCTGTGCAgggatatacatatctatataaaaAATTTGTTTGTTGGTGTGCATAGTGAATATTTAAATGTCTGAGAAGAGAATTACATCTGTGAAATCAGCTGGCAGAGGAGGAAGAACTCTAAATGAAGTGGACTGATTATCTGGATTAGTCAGATGACTTGTCTCTTCTGTGTTGGAATTCTGAAAATTTGCTGCATTTGCTATCGTAGTAGGTGAAACAAGAACCTCCTTGGACTTTCTAGTTTGTCCTGTATTCTCAACTTCTTGTCGTCCGCCTGCAGGAGTAATTGGTGCTCTGGGTGTTCCAGCTTTTGCTGCTTCATTGCCAATATCCACTTTAAGCTTTTTAGATGTTTGTCCAGAGGCTACTTCACCCTTCTTAACTGTAATAGCCTGCACAGAGATTTCAAAGGTTTTGTATCCTATATGAAGGAATATAATCCCAATGATTACTATAACAATAGAGAAGTCAACTTGTCTAATTTTAATGGaaatgattttataaaaaaaaataaatcatgtaaaaagaaatatttaaatgTTTCAGGGTCCCTCTATTATACTTTAGATAAGTAATCCACACCCACCAGCCTCCctgtaaaagaagcaaaaagaaaatatttttttgccacaaaaaagaaaaaacagaatTCTTCCAgaataaataaaagatattcatgGGCAGACCACCACAACATTCTCACAGTAATACAAGGTTCTACTGCTAAAGTAACATTTAGTAAATATCTGTCACATTTGCCAAGACTACTAATAGATATGTTTATCAGGAGCTAAGAAAATATTACTTGTTTCTCAAATTTGTCTAATTGGCGACGGAATTCATCGCGCTTTTGGGCCAAAATTTCCTGCTTTTTGCGAAGTTCCTCTTTCAAGAGCTCCAATCCCTCTAGTTTCTTTGGCACTGGAGAAGCTATTTTTAGAGAATGTGGAGATGAAATTTTCAGACCTGGGACTGCCACCAACAGTTCAGAAGCAGGTGTTTTTCTTCCAGTTGGAACTGGAGAGTTCAGATCTTCTTTCTCTTTGTCATGTCCAGATGGACAAGATGGAAAAGAAGATCCCCCCTTGGAAGATGATGGAGGCAACTTAGTGCAAACATTATTTTTTCGaacatcataaactctatcacggTTGGCCCACCATAGTTTTATAAAACGGTTACCCATTACAGCATCAGGTGCTTCAAGGGCAGCTTCAGCCTCTTCCCTTTTAGAAAATTGAACAAAAGCTTTTTCACTATTCAGTGGAATATAGATATCAACAACTTCACCAAACTTCTGGAAGTGTGAAAGAAGAGCCTCCCTTGTGTTGTTCTTTTGAGGAATACCATGTACATAGAGAGTCCGTGAAGCTTTTTGAGACATTCTACCACTGTTACGACCAGAGTCCACATGCAATCTTGAAAGAGGCTGCAACTCTGTTGTTTTGTAACCCATGTCCTCAGCAGGAATACGTTTTTCTGGAATGACAGAAGTATTAACCATAGATTTCTCATTATCTTCTTTCGTTGCATCCGACAGATGACTTATAGAAGCCACATTGCTACTAGTCTTTATACCCATCTCTGACCTACTACCACGGCCAATCCGGCCCCAAATAGATGAATTAGTACTCTGTGAACCAATATTTTCCATGAAGACTCTGCTTGCCTGATCACTTTTAAAGCCATTAGATAATGTGAGACTCTGCTGAGAAGAAGAGTCTGCATTCCATAAAGGTTCATCATTGCTCAGTAAAGGAAAGCCTGTGCCAGATGTTTCTGGACACTCGTTGTTCCATAAAGGCTGATCAGGATCATATACATCTGCTTCAGCTGCACCACAAGCAGATGAAACTCCACTCAGCTTTAATGGATCATCAGACAAGATGGTTTTCCCATCTTTTGCAGGTATCAAGTTGCCGCCTGTGACGAGGCCTGAAGGTGCCCTAACAGAAGGCAACGATCCTGGCCCAGCTTGAATTCCCAGAGCATGTGAATTTGGATCCGAGACAGGAAGATTGAACTGAGAAAGACTCTGCAAATCATTACAGAAGATAGTTATGACTGGAAGGAAAAAAATGAATTGTATCATAAATTACGTATTAGCAGAAGTGTCTCAGAATCAATATTTCTTGCAACTAAAAACAAGCAGCCAGGTCCATACAAAAGTGATCAGACAATGAATGTTAAGATGGCACCCACTTTTTACCAAATAGTAAAATTTCAATGTGGCAGATGATGTGCAAAAGAAATTCAGATAATAACTTACCTGCACATCTTCAACAACAATCCGATTTACACCATGCTCCATTGGACACATATCCCCTCTCAGGCAAAATCCCTGTTCATCAAAGTCTCTGCAACGCAGACGAGGCATGCCCATATTGAATAATGGTGTGATTGTGGACTGAAGAGCCCCTTGAAGACCAAGTGGTTGGAGTGGATCCAAAATTCTACTGTTCATCCCAGGAACAAACCCATATGTACCCCAACATGCATTTTGTGAACTTGCAGCAGCGGGTATACCTGTACCAACAAAAAGGCTAGGGTGCGTAGGCAGTCCTTGTGAAACAACCTGTGATGCAAAATCATGTGTGTCAAAGGGGTTAAATCTGGAATCTTGTAGGCTCCGGGAAATAGTGctcctccctcttcctcttcctactGGAGGGCGTCCTGTAGATGTGGATTTATCAAAGCAGGGACCAGTGTATGTTTGATTTGTCCTAGCCCGTGAACTAAAATCAGAGGAAACCCGCATTCCTGGTGTGAAGATAGGTCGTCGCTTCTCAAACTTTGAGGAAGCATCTCTCTCCATATTGATGTTGTTAATATTGTCATGGAACATTTTCCTACTCTCAAAAGGCTTGTTTCTTTTTCTATTAGTCTGCCGCATAGAtagttcttgaacatcattatcagaCATATTAGGATGTGCCTCCCTCCTACGATGTTTATGGTtgcgatcatcatcatcatcactaacTTCTCGGTCTTCAGAATCAATAAGTGGTTTAGAAGACATTGAATGATTTATCTCACTAGGCATTTGAGTTCTCAGTTGTCCATTATCGGCAGCAGGAGGCAAAGACAGCTCAAACTTCTTAATAATATCAAGGTTCTGACCAACGCTCACTATTGAAGCATCTTCAAGGGCCTGTAACATCCTTGTGAAAAAGTTTCTTGTACCTAGGGATATGGATACACTAGAAGATTATGCACCGACACATGAAAACAGAATGCCATACAAAAATTACAATTATTGAACATTTGTGAcgaacaataatgcaaagaactaGAATGGTTTGGCTATTGATAATAATTACTGagaaaagaattaaaagaaaCTCTTAACACTTTAAAGTGATTTTTCCTTATTGAAAGAGAACTTTAACTTGTAACATTTTTCTTGACTAAGATATTATGATCATAAAGATAATTCCAACTTTAACTTGTGTCCTTAAAGTTTTTGTGATTAGAGACTATGGTTTCTATGTTGTTTTGTACTTGGTTGACTTATGTATCTTGAACCAAATTTTCATAAAGCAGTTATTGTTCTGTCCAGGTGGTCAAGACACAGAGTACATATACCATGTGGACATATATGCAACAACTTGCATGGTTCACAATTCACATTGAGATTATAAAACAAATAACTGTTTAAAAgaagtataaaaaaatataaaattagacACATGAATAGTCTAAATAATACAGATTAACCACCTATTGTTTAGACCAATTCCATATTGACCACCTGTGATTCAAAAGCTAACACAGCACATCTAAAGCTAGGTTCCTTGATTCCTAGATAGCAGTCCAAGGGGTTAGTTCACTCTTGGCAATGCTCTGTTTGCTTTGCTGTTCTTTTTGGACACATCTGGCATGGGATTACCCTGTtcaaagatgttttgctagtactGTTACAGATTTGGGTGCTCATAAAATTTGAAGGTATGGAAAAAATGGCAATCAATAGAATTTTCCTAATCCACCCTTCCTGAAAGTAAGAATGTGAATCTTTTTCGTTGCCTTAGGGACTAGGAGACTGGATTAAGCCATAAAAGAAAACTGCTATGGTACAAAAATCTCACTTCTCGGTCTTTAGCCCCCTCAGTCACCATCAGGATTGCTCAATCAGTGCAATCTGATATGTCTATTTGCCTATCAGTTGACTTGAAATGGAAAGGGTTGGACCAAGGGGGTCTCTCAACACCTCTACTCTGATTTTCTAATTAGAAATGGATGGTCTAAGTCTAAGGATTGGCATCTGATTCTGGATCACTGTTCACTCTGTGGCATCCACAGAAAAATAGAGAGCACTTTCATGCCACCAATGACATGGAGGTTAATAAGGCATTTTAGAAGATTTGCATTTGACTAACAGCAAGGAATGTAATAAGAGCTAGGACAAGAGCAGATTCATGAACAGGAGCTAACATATAATATGTGAACAGACTAGCTTGGGACAAGCTCGCTTGCTTTCAAGAGTTTAACCAGTAAATGACAACTACCATCCTACTTTCTTGCTCAGAATGATTAACTAGCATAATAAGGTTTTAACTGGCTTACATGATGGGTGCAGTTAGTCATTGGTAATGTTAGTCCTGGCCTCAAAAGAGATACAGCATTATGAACCATTCGTAGAAGTGGTATGACACACATATGATGTAACAACTATATCACATAAAAGAGACATGTGAGGcataagaaaaatataaatttcaaaAGTGATAAATGATTTGAtgttctaaaagaaaaaaagtcaAGGATCTAAACATCCAACCAAGTACTGGTATCAAAACATGCAGTACGATATATGTACATATcagttttctaatgattttattcaatgataccaGAAGGTATGACTCGGTAATCGGTATACCAACCTAACCAGTCTGGTAGATTACTAAATTACTATTGACCAATATTTAAATCTTCCATAAAAGTATTCATATAGTATGGTTCACTCAGATTTTATGTCAACCCGGCAAGATGATTTCACTGTTGGTGTTTCTTCCAGTCCACTAGAAAATTCCTTGGCCCCTATTGTACTCCAACTCAGTAGCTTCCACTACATGGCCAAGGTTGAGCCTCAGAATTTAACAGCAGAAAAGCCACCTGTAGATGTTAGCACATAATCATTCCAAGTACATGTCCAAGGTTGACCCTACTCCAACTCAGTAGCTTCCACTACAATGTCCAATGTTGAGCCTCAGAATTTAACAGAAGAAAAGCCACCTGTAGATGTTACCGCATAATCACTCCAAGTAGGGTTAATAATAGTCATGCAATTGTTTGAATCTATAGCCCATTGACTAACTTCTTTGTTGATTTCGCCTTGATAACATATTTGTGTGTTACCCAACTTATCCAAAACTCATTTTTGCTATCAGGGAGTTT
The window above is part of the Musa acuminata AAA Group cultivar baxijiao chromosome BXJ2-6, Cavendish_Baxijiao_AAA, whole genome shotgun sequence genome. Proteins encoded here:
- the LOC135615318 gene encoding zinc finger CCCH domain-containing protein 27-like; translation: MALAKAKEIVSSAPVVVFSKTNCGHSKWVKELLTQLGVFFKVIELDLESDGSDVQSALTEWTTQRKLPIVFIGGNHIGGDESTRNFFTRMLQALEDASIVSVGQNLDIIKKFELSLPPAADNGQLRTQMPSEINHSMSSKPLIDSEDREVSDDDDDRNHKHRRREAHPNMSDNDVQELSMRQTNRKRNKPFESRKMFHDNINNINMERDASSKFEKRRPIFTPGMRVSSDFSSRARTNQTYTGPCFDKSTSTGRPPVGRGRGRSTISRSLQDSRFNPFDTHDFASQVVSQGLPTHPSLFVGTGIPAAASSQNACWGTYGFVPGMNSRILDPLQPLGLQGALQSTITPLFNMGMPRLRCRDFDEQGFCLRGDMCPMEHGVNRIVVEDVQSLSQFNLPVSDPNSHALGIQAGPGSLPSVRAPSGLVTGGNLIPAKDGKTILSDDPLKLSGVSSACGAAEADVYDPDQPLWNNECPETSGTGFPLLSNDEPLWNADSSSQQSLTLSNGFKSDQASRVFMENIGSQSTNSSIWGRIGRGSRSEMGIKTSSNVASISHLSDATKEDNEKSMVNTSVIPEKRIPAEDMGYKTTELQPLSRLHVDSGRNSGRMSQKASRTLYVHGIPQKNNTREALLSHFQKFGEVVDIYIPLNSEKAFVQFSKREEAEAALEAPDAVMGNRFIKLWWANRDRVYDVRKNNVCTKLPPSSSKGGSSFPSCPSGHDKEKEDLNSPVPTGRKTPASELLVAVPGLKISSPHSLKIASPVPKKLEGLELLKEELRKKQEILAQKRDEFRRQLDKFEKQAITVKKGEVASGQTSKKLKVDIGNEAAKAGTPRAPITPAGGRQEVENTGQTRKSKEVLVSPTTIANAANFQNSNTEETSHLTNPDNQSTSFRVLPPLPADFTDVAVLQDHFSVFGDLTSVVLEEPEERSENDAVKTPENCCARVTFISCDNAKRAYVGGKCWQGHNLHLMWLSDSGNSNRACGSQEIMGFLGGSSAYIRDDPMTSVISSPVEESSADVAISGVTAVMDVSSSRGLEDVHCDDNGVLMVPLRTSHPNPNTLSCEDHPGLDVPVVKDKMGVDLAQ